DNA sequence from the Hyalangium ruber genome:
AGGAGGTCCCATCAACACCGCCACCTTCGACACGACGCTGAAGGCGCCCAAATGCGCCACGGTGAGCGCGGGCTGTGACTCGGGCACGCTGCTCACGGGCCGCGCGGCCCTGGGCCCCGAGGTGAACAAGCCCAACACCATCGGCGCCACCTGCGCGGACGGCACCTCGGGCACCTACCACTCGGACGAGTCGAATGACCGCCTGAAGGTGAGCACGACGAGCGGAGGGAACCTGGCCGCCGGCCAGCAGGTGACGGTCGAGGCCACGGTGTGGGCCTACTCCACCACCTCGGACAAGCTGGACCTTTACTACGCGGCCAACGCCAACAGCCCGGTGTGGACGCTCATCGGCACCTTCAGCCCGAGCGGCACCGGGGCGCGGACGATCAGCGCCACGTACACCCTGCCCACCGGGAGCCTGCAGGCCATCCGCGCCAACTTCCGCTACCAGGGCAGCGCGTCCTCCTGCAGCACGGGCGCGTATGACGACCACGACGACCTGATCTTCGCGGTGCAGTAAGCCCCCTCCCCTTCGGGAGAGGACCGGGGTGGAGGTGACACGTCACCCCGGGTGAAGTCCCGCCCCGGAGCCACGGCGGAGGATGCCGTGGCCCGGGGTTCTCGAGCGAGTGCGCAACTGTGTATATCGTGGCGACCGCACCACCTTGAAAGGACGCGATGGGGACCGAGATCCGCAGCGGGCACGAGGCTCCGGGGGCGCCTGGGCCAGGGCCCCAAGGGAAGCGTTGGCTCAAGTCCCACCACCTGTACATGGCCGTCATCGTGGCGGCCATCGCGGGCGTCATCGTCGGCCTCGCGGCGCCTGAGTTCGCCAAGTCGCTCAAGCCGCTGGGCAGCGGTTTCGTTGGCCTCGTGAAGATGATGATCAGCCCGATCATCTTCTGCACCATCGTGCTGGGCGTCGGCTCGGTGCGGCAGGCGGCGAAGGTCGGGCACGTCGGCGGGCTCGCGCTGGGTTACTTCGTGACCATGTCCACGTTCGCCCTCGCGATCGGGCTCGTGGTAGGCAACCTGCTCCACCCTGGCTCGGACTTGCAGTTCACCGAGGCCCTGCGCGGCTCGGGCGCCAAGGCGAGCAGCGGCGAGGCCAAGGGGACGGCCGACTTCGTCCTGGGCATCATCCCCACGACGCTCGTCTCCCCGCTCGCCTCCGGGGAGGTGCTCCAGGCGCTGCTCGTGGCGCTGCTCGTCGGCTTCGCGGTCCAGGGAATGGGCGAGTCCGGCACTCCCATCCTTCGGACGATCGGCTACTTCCAACGCCTGGTCTTCAAGGTGCTCGCGATGATCATGTGGGTGGCACCCCTGGGGGCGTTCGGTGCCATGGCGGCCGTCGTCGGCGCGACGGGTATCGACGCGCTCAAGAGCCTGGCGGTCATCATGGTGGGCTTCTATGTGACGTGCGCCATCTTCGTGTTCGTGGTGCTGGGAGTGGTACTGCGGGTGGCTACGGGCATGTCGATCTTCCGGCTGCTGCGCTACCTGGGTCGCGAGTTCCTGCTCATCCTCTCGACGTCGTCCTCCGAGACGGCGCTGCCTCGACTCATCGCGAAGATGGAGCACCTGGGCGTCTCTCGCCCCGTCGTGGGTGTCGTCGTGCCGACGGGCTACTCGTTCAACCTCGACGGCACGGCCATCTATCTCACGATGGCCTCGCTGTTCATCGCCGAGGCGCTCGGCAAGCCCCTGGCGCTGGGCGAGCAGATCTCCCTGCTGGTGTTCATGATCATCGCGTCGAAGGGAGCCGCGGGGGTGACGGGAGCCGGCATCGCCACCCTGGCGGGCGGCCTGCAGTCACACCGGCCGGACCTCGTGGATGGCGTGGGGTTCATTATCGGCATCGACCGCTTCATGTCGGAGGCCCGGGCGCTCACGAACTTCGCCGGCAACGCGGTCGCCACCGTGCTCATCGGAGCGTGGACCCGGGAGCTCGACAAGGGCCGGGCAGAGCAGGTGCTCACGGGCCAGCTCCCGTTCGATGAACACCAGCACGATGCCACCGACGCCCACGCGCACGCTCCCGTTGGGAGCCATTAGCCACCGGATAGAGGGATGGCTATGGCGGGGACTCACGGAGCCACGCCGTCACGCGGCGTAGGGTCGCCTCCACCCTCTTGTCCGGCTCCCCCACTGTCCCGGATCGAAAGAGCGAGAGCCCTTCGAGCAGGGCGACCAGGAGCTCCGCGCGTGCATGGGCCTCGGCACGGCTCAGTCCCGGCGAGGCCTCGCGCAGCCACTGGGCCACCGCGTCGACATAGCGCACATAGAAGGCGCGCAGCTCCGCGGCGATAGCGGGCTCTCGTGCCGCCATCGCCCACAAGTCGTAGAAGAGCCGGTAGCTGTTCGGATCCTTCTGGTCTTCCAGGAGGGGCTCCAGCGCCACTTCGAGCGTCCGAGCTGAGCCTGTCGCTCCCCCGACCCGCGCCTCGACCCGGGCCGTTGCCCGCTCCAGGACCCGCGCGAGCAAGGCGCGCACCAACGCCTCGCGGGTGGCGAAGTAGTACTGCAGATTGCCCAGGCGGATGCCGGCCCGCTGGGCGACCCCACGCAGGGTAAGGGCCGCGTGTCCCTCCTCCACGAGCAGCTTCTCGGCGGCATCGAGGATCGCCTCGCTCCGCTCCTGGCCCTTGCGGGACGCACCGCGCGTGCTCATGCCGCCTGCACCAGGGCGTTCTGCTCGGGACGCACCTCGAACTCCACGCCGCAAGAGCGCAGCGCCGCGAGCACTCGCTCCGGAGCGGGCACTTGCTCCGGGAAGGCGACTCCCACCGGGGGCGGGGCGCCATCCAGGCCGAGCGCCCGCTCCAGGGCCAGGGTCGCTCCCACGGCCGTCAGGTGTGCCTGGCCTCGTTCATCCACGAGCGTGGCATCGCGCGACTCCGAACCGTGGGAGACCTCGACGCGGATCACCGCCTTTCCCCCCTTGCCGGAGCCACGGAGCAGGGCCCGGCGCAGGTTCTGGAAGCGCTCGCCTCGGAAGAGATGGAAGAGACCCAGCCCCTGAAGGACCTGAAGGGCGATCGTCGCCGACTCATCCGTCAACCCGATGCGCGTGGAGACCGTCCGGGCACCGAGCACCAAGGGCAACGTGAGCTGCTCGGGGGTGTCGAGCCGAAGCACCCGGCGCGGGCGGCCCGCGAGCTCGGGCCTTCGCGCTCCGGTCAGCGGCTCGACAAGGCGGCGCCGTCCTTCCTCCACGATCTCGAACGGGAGCCCCATGCGGTCCATGAACTCGATGGAGTCCTCGCCCGCGCGGTCCGCGAGATCATACAGGATGGAGGTCTCCACCGAGGTGGCGCCCCCGAGTTCCCGGGCCAGCGCCGCGCCCACCAACGGAACAACTCCACCCATCCATCCCGAGGCCAGGACGACAGGGGCCCGGGGAGGCTCCACCGCCATCAGCGCGAGCGCCTGCTGCATGCGCGCCGTCCAGCGGGTGATGTCCACATAGGGAATGCCCGCGCGCACGCACGCGCGCAGCAGGCGGTCCGTTGGGTCGTTCACCAGGGCGACGACTGCCCGCGCGGAGAAGTCGAGAGGAGCCGAGCTGGAGAGATCCACCGTGAGAAGCTCCGCCTCCACCTCCCGCGCCAGAGCCTCGCCCCGGCCGGGCGTCCTTCCGGCGAGCGCCAGTGATAGCGCGGAGTGACGGGCTCGAAGCAGCCGAGCCACCTCGCTGCCCACCACGCCATATCCCCCGACGAGCACCACGGGTCCCTCTGGGGACCACCGCGGCGAATCCGATGTGCCGGCTTCTCGAGTATCCATGAGCCTCATTTAGGTCATTTGACCTATTTTCGCAAGGACCCGAGACCCGAAGGGGCAAGAAGGCCCTCCCTCCCCCCTCCCCGGAGTGACGAGTCGAGGCGTCGCGGTTCCTCGCACAACAGGCCTGCGGAGACCGTTGACCCATGAGGAGCACTTCCACAGAGTGGCGGGGAAGGAGGATTCAGGTGTCCACGGGCTCGCTCCCGGTCCCCAACCGGGAATGCGCTTCAGCGTCCTGAACAACGAGAGTGAAATGAATATCGCGAAATCCAAAGACGGGACGAGGTTGGCGTATGACGTTTCGGGCCAGGGCCCTGCACTTGTCTACGTGACGGGTGCGACCTGTTTCCGGCGGTTCTTTCCCATCGTGAAAGACGCCAAAATATTCGCTGAAAAATTCAAGGTTTACACTTACGACCGCCGGGGGCGCGGCGACAGCGAAGACACTCAACCTTACTCCCTCGAGCGGGAGATCGAGGACCTTGAAGCCATTATCGATGCGGCAGGAGGATCCGCCTTT
Encoded proteins:
- a CDS encoding cation:dicarboxylate symporter family transporter — translated: MGTEIRSGHEAPGAPGPGPQGKRWLKSHHLYMAVIVAAIAGVIVGLAAPEFAKSLKPLGSGFVGLVKMMISPIIFCTIVLGVGSVRQAAKVGHVGGLALGYFVTMSTFALAIGLVVGNLLHPGSDLQFTEALRGSGAKASSGEAKGTADFVLGIIPTTLVSPLASGEVLQALLVALLVGFAVQGMGESGTPILRTIGYFQRLVFKVLAMIMWVAPLGAFGAMAAVVGATGIDALKSLAVIMVGFYVTCAIFVFVVLGVVLRVATGMSIFRLLRYLGREFLLILSTSSSETALPRLIAKMEHLGVSRPVVGVVVPTGYSFNLDGTAIYLTMASLFIAEALGKPLALGEQISLLVFMIIASKGAAGVTGAGIATLAGGLQSHRPDLVDGVGFIIGIDRFMSEARALTNFAGNAVATVLIGAWTRELDKGRAEQVLTGQLPFDEHQHDATDAHAHAPVGSH
- a CDS encoding TetR/AcrR family transcriptional regulator, with amino-acid sequence MSTRGASRKGQERSEAILDAAEKLLVEEGHAALTLRGVAQRAGIRLGNLQYYFATREALVRALLARVLERATARVEARVGGATGSARTLEVALEPLLEDQKDPNSYRLFYDLWAMAAREPAIAAELRAFYVRYVDAVAQWLREASPGLSRAEAHARAELLVALLEGLSLFRSGTVGEPDKRVEATLRRVTAWLRESPP
- a CDS encoding saccharopine dehydrogenase family protein, producing MVLVGGYGVVGSEVARLLRARHSALSLALAGRTPGRGEALAREVEAELLTVDLSSSAPLDFSARAVVALVNDPTDRLLRACVRAGIPYVDITRWTARMQQALALMAVEPPRAPVVLASGWMGGVVPLVGAALARELGGATSVETSILYDLADRAGEDSIEFMDRMGLPFEIVEEGRRRLVEPLTGARRPELAGRPRRVLRLDTPEQLTLPLVLGARTVSTRIGLTDESATIALQVLQGLGLFHLFRGERFQNLRRALLRGSGKGGKAVIRVEVSHGSESRDATLVDERGQAHLTAVGATLALERALGLDGAPPPVGVAFPEQVPAPERVLAALRSCGVEFEVRPEQNALVQAA